A section of the Drosophila sechellia strain sech25 chromosome 3L, ASM438219v1, whole genome shotgun sequence genome encodes:
- the LOC6616456 gene encoding neuronal membrane glycoprotein M6-a isoform X1, translating into MALCSMPGKGNNRDRIRDPREEILLETNFEDDGGVLTRAYNGNPYNQTIQNRRRNSYRSDHSLDRYTERGGEGECCQSCMARIPYATLIATLMCLLGVGIFCFTMYRGASLTVIMVDQVFHLRLIWIEAVQMIFVIIGAGMAALGFMILFVGFLATGATRYKVYRAWRSRVGGRISCAVLMGITYLLNFVWSLILCFLVVVTFIYTMFWNMCTSVEHSQSCIDLTQFHFMFPPNTKLEDMKVCEKYEIKAFCKDGVENAEVMFILATLSTLLVLLSLVHYLMCLSANYAHIRDHEKFQELQEIQNLNELEYSATSKDRF; encoded by the exons ATGG CATTGTGCAGTATGCCGGGCAAGGGGAACAACCGCGATCGCATCCGGGATCCCCGCGAGGAGATCCTGCTCGAGACGAACTTCGAGGACGACGGCGGAGTCCTGACGCGCGCCTACAACGGGAATCCGTACAACCAGACCATCCAGAACCGTCGGCGCAACTCGTACCGCTCGGATCACTCCTTGGACAGGTACACGGAGCGCGGAGGCGAAG GAGAATGCTGCCAATCCTGCATGGCGCGTATTCCCTACGCCACCCTGATAGCCACTCTGATGTGTCTCCTGGGAGTAGGAATCTTCTGCTTCACTATGTACCGAGGAGCCTCCCTCACCGTTATAATGGTTGACCAGGTTTTCCACCTACGCCTGATATG GATCGAAGCGGTGCAAATGATTTTCGTAATAATTGGAGCGGGCATGGCTGCCCTCGGATTTATGATCCTGTTCGTCGGATTTTTAGCCACCGGAGCCACCAGATACAAAGTTTATCGGGCGTGGCGGTCTCGAGTGGGTGGTCGAATCTCGTGCGCCGTCCTTATGGGGATAACCTACCTGCTAAACTTCGTTTGGAGTTTGATCCTCTGCTTCCTGGTAGTGGTTACCTTCATCTACACCATGTTCTGGAACATGTGCACCAGTGTTGAGCACTCTCAAAGCTGCATTGATCTGACGCAATTCC ATTTCATGTTCCCGCCAAACACGAAATTGGAGGACATGAAGGTCTGCGAAAAGTACGAGATCAAGGCATTCTGCAAAGACGGTGTTGAGAACGCAGAGGTGATGTTCATTTTGGCCACTCTGTCCACCCTTTTGGTGCTGCTCAGTCTGGTCCACTACCTGATGTGCCTGTCTGCCAACTACGCCCACATTCGGGACCACGAAAAGTTCCAGGAGCTGCAGGAGATCCAGAACCTGAACGAGCTGGAGTACAGCGCTACCTCGAAGGATCGCTTCTAG
- the LOC6616456 gene encoding neuronal membrane glycoprotein M6-a isoform X2, with protein MGECCQSCMARIPYATLIATLMCLLGVGIFCFTMYRGASLTVIMVDQVFHLRLIWIEAVQMIFVIIGAGMAALGFMILFVGFLATGATRYKVYRAWRSRVGGRISCAVLMGITYLLNFVWSLILCFLVVVTFIYTMFWNMCTSVEHSQSCIDLTQFHFMFPPNTKLEDMKVCEKYEIKAFCKDGVENAEVMFILATLSTLLVLLSLVHYLMCLSANYAHIRDHEKFQELQEIQNLNELEYSATSKDRF; from the exons ATGG GAGAATGCTGCCAATCCTGCATGGCGCGTATTCCCTACGCCACCCTGATAGCCACTCTGATGTGTCTCCTGGGAGTAGGAATCTTCTGCTTCACTATGTACCGAGGAGCCTCCCTCACCGTTATAATGGTTGACCAGGTTTTCCACCTACGCCTGATATG GATCGAAGCGGTGCAAATGATTTTCGTAATAATTGGAGCGGGCATGGCTGCCCTCGGATTTATGATCCTGTTCGTCGGATTTTTAGCCACCGGAGCCACCAGATACAAAGTTTATCGGGCGTGGCGGTCTCGAGTGGGTGGTCGAATCTCGTGCGCCGTCCTTATGGGGATAACCTACCTGCTAAACTTCGTTTGGAGTTTGATCCTCTGCTTCCTGGTAGTGGTTACCTTCATCTACACCATGTTCTGGAACATGTGCACCAGTGTTGAGCACTCTCAAAGCTGCATTGATCTGACGCAATTCC ATTTCATGTTCCCGCCAAACACGAAATTGGAGGACATGAAGGTCTGCGAAAAGTACGAGATCAAGGCATTCTGCAAAGACGGTGTTGAGAACGCAGAGGTGATGTTCATTTTGGCCACTCTGTCCACCCTTTTGGTGCTGCTCAGTCTGGTCCACTACCTGATGTGCCTGTCTGCCAACTACGCCCACATTCGGGACCACGAAAAGTTCCAGGAGCTGCAGGAGATCCAGAACCTGAACGAGCTGGAGTACAGCGCTACCTCGAAGGATCGCTTCTAG
- the LOC6616457 gene encoding serine/threonine-protein kinase PLK4, which produces MLSNRAFGETIEDYEVQHLLGKGGFATVYKARCLHTHQDVAIKMIDKKLIQGTGLTSRVRQEVEIHSRLKHPSVLQLYTFFQDANYVYLVLELAHNGELHRYMNHIARHFTETEAASILKQVVAGLLYLHSHNIMHRDISLSNLLLSREMHVKIADFGLATQLKRPDERHMTMCGTPNYISPEVVSRSSHGLPADVWSVGCMLYTLLVGRPPFETDAVQSTLNKVVMSEYIMPAHLSYEAQDLINKLLKKLPHERITLEAVLCHPFMLKCSNGGHSAPGALNMFSQSMESGDSGIITFASSDSRNSQQIRSVENSGPQQVLPQIREEFKQVHHKLPYEQPGLFGQASTGLAEPNWTGAAKTSAFRMETGMVPNSKPASLKEDRISVPPLNTKRLLPTRYKTKNAIMSILRNGEVVLEFLKFRPTYNEDRINDICRISDDGQRIIIYQPDPGRGLPVREQPPDLQIPSGDCVYNYDNLPNKHWKKYIYGARFVGLVKSKTPKVTYFSTLGKCQLMETMTDFEIRFYSGAKLLKAPTEGLKVYDRNGMLLSDHSCSESRSLIEHGNECFTHCVNISNALEVAQTKDNSCFPVTIGRRPITDVQPAQRLDGLRDTTNITFSTPKSNQGSINFSLSTISSTRNTSDFGTNCSRSNMLAAHQNIPIKRINVPDIGIATELSHGVVQVQFYDGSVVSVIPSMQGGGITYTQPNGTSTHFGKDDDLPFPVRDRVGQIPNIQLKLKTAPLLGSGRKTDYNNAMTPKTTTPYYNRMLL; this is translated from the exons ATGTTATCCAATCGGGCGTTTGGAGAAACAATTGAG GACTATGAAGTACAGCACTTGCTGGGCAAAGGTGGTTTTGCGACCGTCTACAAGGCACGGTGCCTGCACACTCACCAGGATGTGGCCATAAAGATG ATcgataaaaaactaatccagGGCACTGGACTCACTAGCCGCGTTCGCCAGGAAGTGGAAATCCACTCCCGCCTGAAGCATCCCTCTGTGCTTCAGCTGTACACTTTCTTTCAGGACGCCAACTATGTGTATTTGGTGCTCGAGCTGGCCCATAATGGGGAGCTTCATCGCTATATGAACCACATTGCCAGACACTTCACAGAGACGGAAGCTGCTTCCATTCTGAAGCAGGTCGTGGCGGGACTTCTCTACCTGCACTCTCACAACATCATGCACCGCGACATTTCGCTGTCCAACCTCCTGCTTAGCAGGGAAATGCACGTCAAGATAGCCGACTTTGGACTGGCCACCCAATTAAAGCGACCTGATGAGCGCCATATGACCATGTGTGGAACTCCGAACTATATTTCGCCTGAGGTGGTATCGCGATCTTCTCACGGACTGCCCGCGGACGTCTGGAGCGTTGGATGCATGCTGTACACCCTGCTGGTGGGACGCCCGCCCTTCGAAACCGATGCAGTGCAGTCAACCCTTAACAAAGTTGTGATGTCGGAGTACATTATGCCTGCTCACCTGTCTTACGAGGCGCAGGACCtgataaacaaattattgAAGAAGCTCCCCCACGAACGAATTACCCTGGAGGCTGTTCTCTGCCATCCTTTTATGTTGAAATGCTCAAATGGTGGACACTCTGCGCCGGGAGCGTTGAATATGTTCAGCCAGAGTATGGAAAGCGGCGATAGTGGAATCATAACATTTGCTAGCA GTGACTCCAGGAATTCCCAGCAAATTCGATCTGTGGAAAACTCAGGACCACAACAAGTGCTTCCTCAAATACGGGAGGAATTTAAGCAAGTCCATCATAAATTGCCTTATGAACAGCCAGGTTTATTTGGGCAAGCTTCAACTGGCTTGGCAGAGCCAAATTGGACAGGAGCTGCTAAGACCTCAGCGTTCCGTATGGAGACGGGTATGGTACCCAATTCCAAACCGGCATCTCTTAAGGAAGATCGCATTTCGGTGCCCCCATTGAACACTAAAAGACTTCTTCCGACGCGTTATAAGACGAAGAATGCTATAATGAGTATTTTGCGAAATGGCGAGGTTGTTCTCGAGTTTCTTAAGTTTCGGCCAACCTATAATGAAGATCGCATTAATGATATTTGTCGCATATCGGATGACGGACAGCGAATCATAATTTATCAGCCAGATCCTGGGCG TGGCTTACCAGTAAGAGAGCAGCCACCAGATCTTCAAATACCAAGCGGAGATTGCGTATATAACTACGATAATTTGCCCAATaagcactggaaaaaatacatatacggAGCTCGATTTGTGGGTCTGGTAAAAAGTAAAACACCGAAAGTCACATACTTCAGTACTCTAGGTAAATGCCAATTGATGGAGACAATGACCGACTTTGAGATTCGTTTCTACTCGGGAGCTAAGCTACTAAAGGCGCCGACCGAGGGGCTGAAGGTCTACGATCGAAATGGAATGTTGCTCTCGGATCATTCCTGTTCGGAGTCTCGATCTCTTATTGAGCATGGAAACGAGTGTTTCACCCACTGTGTCAACATCAGTAATGCCTTGGAAGTAGCTCAGACGAAAGACAATTCGTGTTTTCCAGTCACAATCGGACGAAGACCTATAACAGATGTACAACCCGCTCAGAGATTGGATGGCCTACGAGATACCACCAATATTACGTTTTCCACACCAAAATCGAATCag GGCTCAATAAACTTTTCCTTAAGCACTATTTCGTCGACACGAAATACTTCAGATTTTGGAACCAACTGCTCTAGGTCCAACATGCTAGCCGCCCATCAAAATATACCCATCAAACGCATAAACGTTCCTGATATCGGAATAGCTACTGAG CTCTCCCATGGAGTTGTCCAAGTGCAATTTTATGATGGATCCGTAGTCTCTGTTATTCCGAGCATGCAAGGTGGTGGTATAACCTATACCCAACCCAATGGAACTTCAACCCACTTCGGCAAAGACGACGACTTGCCATTCCCGGTCAGAGATAGAGTCGGTCAGATACCAAACATTCAGTTAAAGTTGAAGACAGCTCCATTGCTGGGAAGCGGCAGGAAAACTGACTACAACAATGCAATGACTCCCAAAACGACAACGCCTTATTATAATCGCATGCTTCTTTAA